A single window of Sparus aurata chromosome 12, fSpaAur1.1, whole genome shotgun sequence DNA harbors:
- the LOC115593336 gene encoding zinc finger protein 260-like translates to MCVMSEVKTVLSHSAAHYHQHHGSKSHSDDAKNSTSTDIQHNTDPGKKSFKCDTCGKTFKFKSQLTIHLSIHTGEKKYSCKTCGKKFRIRCQLTVHKRTHTGEKPYSCKTCGKAFTLNCSLKVHMRIHTGEKPYSCKTCGKNFRFRCQLTVHMRTHTGEKPYSCHTCGKDFGSNFECKQHMRIHTGERPFSCNTCQKTFSSSNNLKRHKRIHTGEKPFTCKTCGKDFGSNFECKQHMRIHTGERPFSCNTCQKTFSSSNHLKKHERIHTGEKPFTCKTCGKAFSQHSHVELHMKIHTGEKPYSCQTCGKTFISCGDLKKHAKIHTGEKPYSCKICGEAFRYRHRLTNHTRIHTGEKPYACEICGKAFMQRGQLSYHMRIHTGENPYSCQICGKSLRNACSLKRHTRIHTGEKPFTCKICGKDFTLKRTLTVHWMTHTGEKPFTCEICGEAFMVRAQLTCHMRTHTGEKPYSCKTCGKAYMQSSSLLCHMRTHTGERPFNCGICGEDFKGRDQLTSHMSIHTGEKPFTCEICGKAYRGHTQLSSHMRTHTDEKP, encoded by the coding sequence ATGTGTGTAATGAGtgaagtgaagacggtactgagtcacagcgcagctcattatcATCAACATCACGGaagcaaaagtcacagtgatgatGCAAAAAACTCTACTTcaacagacattcaacataacactgacCCAGGTAAAAAGTCcttcaaatgtgacacatgtggaaagacCTTCAAGTTCAAGTCCCAATTGACTATACACCTAAGCATCCACACAGGCGAGAAGaagtattcttgcaaaacatgtggaaaaaaattcAGGATTCGTTGTCAGTTAACAGTCCACaagagaacccacacaggtgagaagccgtattcttgcaaaacatgtgggaaagctttcacgCTAAACTGTTCCTTGAAagttcacatgagaatccacacaggtgagaagccgtattcttgcaaaacatgtggaaaaaattTCAGGTTTCGTTGTCAATTaacagtccacatgagaacccacacaggtgagaaaccgtattcttgccatacatgtgggaaagatttcGGGTCTAATTTTGAATGCAAGCagcacatgagaatccacacaggtgaaagGCCATTTTCTTGCAACACATGTCAGAAGACATTCAGCTCTAGTAACAACTTAAAAAGACATaagagaatccacacaggtgagaaaccgtttacttgcaaaacatgtgggaaagatttcGGGTCTAATTTTGAATGCAAGCagcacatgagaatccacacaggtgaaagGCCATTTTCTTGCAACACATGTCAGAAGACATTCAGCTCTAGTAaccacttaaaaaaacatgagagaatccacacaggtgagaaaccgtttacttgcaaaacatgtgggaaagctttcagccaacACTCACACGTAGAACTCCACATGAaaatacacacaggtgagaaaccgtattcttgccaaacatgtgggaagactttcatcTCTTGTGGCGACTTAAAAAAACATGCGAaaatacacacaggtgagaaaccttaTAGCTGTAAAATTTGTGGGGAGGCTTTCAGGTATAGACATAGATTAACAAATCACacgagaatccacacaggtgagaaaccttatgcctgtgaaatttgtgggaagGCTTTCATGCAGCGTGGTCAATTAAGTtatcacatgagaatccacacaggtgagaatcCGTATTCTTGCCAAATATGTGGGAAATCATTACGTAATGCATGTAGTTTGAAAAGGCACAcaagaatccacacaggtgagaagccgtttacttgcaaaataTGTGGGAAAGATTTCACGCTAAAGAGAACCTTAACAGTTCACTGGAtgacccacacaggtgagaaaccttttacctgtgaaatttgtggggAGGCTTTCATGGTTCGTGCTCAGTTAACTtgtcacatgagaacccacacaggcgagaaaccgtattcttgcaaaacatgcgGGAAAGCTTACATGCAAAGCAGTAGCTTACTTtgtcacatgagaacccacacaggtgagagaccTTTTAACTGTGGAATTTGTGGGGAGGATTTCAAGGGTCGTGACCAGTTAACTTCTCACATGAgtatccacacaggtgagaaaccttttacctgtgaaatttgtgggaagGCTTACAGGGGTCATACTCAGTTAAGTtctcacatgagaacccacacagatgAGAAACCGTAG
- the LOC115593341 gene encoding zinc finger protein OZF-like, with the protein MLTPAYVESEAEPTSNQQLLSNNSDVAESRDQKGGKHGDSGSARGGEPKEKKKHHGSKSHSDDAKNSTSSDIQHNTDPGKNSFKCDTCGKTFKLKSQLTVHLSVHPDEKKYSCKTCGKNFRIRCQFTVHMRTHTGEKPYSCQTCEKDFRSNFECKQHMRSHTGERPFSCNTCQKTFTSSDNLKKHNRIHTGEKPFTCKTCGKAFSQRSHVELHMRIHTGEKPYSCQTCGKTFISCGDLKRHTRIHSEKPYTCEICGEAFRKRYQLSYHMKIHTDENRYSCQICGKSLRNSCSLKRHTRIHTGEKPFTCKTCGKAFMLKRTLTVHMMTHTGEKPFTCEICGEAFMLRAQLTCHMRTHTGEKPYSCKTCGKAYMLSKSLLCHTRTHTDEKPFNCGICGEAFRGRRQLTSHTRTHTGEKP; encoded by the coding sequence atgttgactccagcgTATGTGGaaagtgaagcagaaccaacaagtaaccagcagctcctctctaacaactctgatgtagctgagagccgagaccagaaaggaggaaaacatggagactcaggatcagctaGAGGTGGAGAgccaaaggaaaagaaaaaacatcacggaagcaaaagtcacagtgatgatGCAAAAAACTCTacctcatcagacattcaacataacactgacCCAGGTAAAAATTCcttcaaatgtgacacatgtggaaagacttttaAGTTAAAGTCCCAATTGACTGTACACCTAAGTGTCCACCCAGATGAGAAGaagtattcttgcaaaacatgtggaaaaaattTCAGGATTCGTTGTCAATTTacagtccacatgagaactcacacaggtgagaagccgtattcttgccaaacatgtgagAAAGATTTCAGGTCTAATTTTGAATGCAAGCAGCACATGAGAagccacacaggtgagaggccaTTTTCTTGCAACACATGTCAGAAGACATTCACCTCTAGtgacaacttaaaaaaacataatagaatccacacaggtgagaaaccgtttacttgcaaaacatgtgggaaagctttcagccaacGTTCACACGTAGAACtccacatgagaatccacacaggtgagaaaccgtattcttgccaaacatgtgggaagactttcatcTCCTGTGGCGACTTAAAAAGACATACGAGAATCCACAGTGAGAAACCTTAtacctgtgaaatttgtggggAGGCTTTCAGGAAGCGTTATCAATTATCTTATCACATGAAAATCCACACAGATGAGAATCGGTATTCTTGCCAAATATGTGGGAAATCATTACGTAATTCATGTAGTTTGAAAAGGCACAcaagaatccacacaggtgagaagccgtttacttgcaaaacatgtgggaaagctttcatgCTAAAGAGAAccttaacagttcacatgatgacccacacaggtgagaaaccttttacctgtgaaatttgtggggAGGCTTTCATGCTTCGTGCTCAGTTAACTtgtcacatgagaacccacacaggcgagaaaccgtattcttgcaaaacatgcgGGAAAGCTTACATGCTAAGCAAAAGCTTACTTTGTCACACGAGAACCCACACAGATGAGAAACCTTTTAACTGTGGAATTTGTGGGGAGGCTTTCAGGGGTCGTCGTCAGTTAACTTCTCACacgagaacccacacaggtgagaaaccgtaa
- the LOC115593339 gene encoding zinc finger protein 501-like — MLTPTHEESDHSEAEPTSDQQLLSNNSDVAESRDQKGGKHADSGSAGDGEPKEKKKHHGSKSHSDDAKNSTSTDIEHNTDPGKKSFKCDTCGKTFKFKSQLTIHLRTHTGEKKYSCKTCGKAFTLNCSLKVHMRTHTGEKPYSCQTCGKDFRSNFEWKQHMRNHTGGRPFFCNTCEKTFSSCEDLIKHKRIHTGEKPYSCQICGKDFGSRGNLKKHTIIHTDEKPFICKICGVAFRHSYRLTNHTRIHTGEKPYICEICGEAFRQRGQLSYHMSIHTGEKPYSCQICGKSLRNTCSLNRHTRIHTGEKPFTCKTCGKAFKRNCSLTVHMRTHTGEKPYSCQTCGKDFKSHCELKQHMRTHTGERPFSCNTCQKTFTFQSAFTNHLRVHTGEKPFTCKTCGKAFSRLAHIALHMRIHTGEKPFTCEICGQAFTLNSNLTVHMRIHTGEKRYSCQICGKSVRDSYILKRHMRIHTGEKPFNCGICGEDFRFHAQLTSHMRTHTGEKP; from the coding sequence atgttgactccaacacatgaggaaagtgaccacagtgaagcagaaccaacaagtgaccagcagctcctctctaacaactctgatgtagctgagagccgagaccagaaaggaggaaaacatgcagactcaggatcagctggagatggagagccaaaggaaaagaaaaaacatcacggaagcaaaagtcacagtgatgatGCCAAAAACTCTACCTCAACAGACATTGAACATAACACTGACCCAGGTAAAAAGTCcttcaaatgtgacacatgtggaaagacttttaAGTTCAAGTCCCAATTGACTATACACCtaagaacccacacaggtgagaagaagtattcttgtaaaacatgtgggaaagctttcacgCTAAACTGTTCCTTAAaagttcacatgagaacccacacaggtgagaagccgtattcttgccaaacatgtgggaaagatttcaggTCTAATTTTGAATGGAAGCAACACATGAGAAACCACACAGGTGGGAGGCCATTTTTTTGTAACACATGTGAAAAGACATTCAGCTCTTGTGAAGACTTAATAAAACATaagagaatccacacaggtgagaaaccgtattcttgccaaATATGTGGGAAAGATTTTGGCTCTCGTggcaacttaaaaaaacatacgaTAATCCACACAGATGAGAAACCTTTTATCTGTAAAATTTGTGGGGTGGCTTTCAGGCATAGTTATCGATTAACTAATCACacgagaatccacacaggtgagaaaccttaTATCTGTGAAATTTGTGGGGAGGCTTTCAGGCAGCGTGGTCAATTAAGTTATCACATGAgtatccacacaggtgagaaaccgtattcttgccaaATATGTGGGAAATCATTACGTAATACATGTAGTTTGAACAGGCACACAAGaatacacacaggtgagaagccgtttacttgcaaaacatgtgggaaagctttcaagCGAAACTGTTccttaacagttcacatgagaacccacacaggtgagaaaccgtattcttgccaaacatgtgggaaagatttcaaGTCTCATTGTGAATTGAAGCaacacatgagaacccacacaggtgagaggccaTTTTCTTGCAACACATGTCAGAAGACATTCACTTTTCAGTCTGCTTTTACAAACCAtttgagagtccacacaggtgagaaaccgtttacttgcaaaacatgtgggaaagctttcagccgaCTCGCACACATAGCACtccacatgagaatccacacaggtgagaaaccttttacctgtgaaatttgtgggcAGGCTTTCACTCTTAACAGTAAtttaacagttcacatgagaatccacacaggtgagaaacggTATTCTTGCCAAATATGTGGGAAATCAGTACGTGATTCATATATTTTGAAAAggcacatgagaatccacacaggtgagaaaccttttaaCTGTGGAATTTGTGGGGAGGATTTCAGGTTTCATGCTCAATTAACTtctcacatgagaacccacacaggtgagaaaccgtaa
- the LOC115593344 gene encoding zinc finger protein 665-like, which translates to MRSHTGGRPFLCNTCQKTFSSCEDLINHKRIHTGGKPYSCKTCGKDFRYNFEWKRHIRIHTGERPFSCNTCGKDFGSHGNLKKHTIIHTGEKPFICKICGVAFRQSYRLTNHTRIHTGEKPYTCEICGEAFRQRYQLSYHLSIHTGEKPYSCQICGKSLRNTCSLKRHMRTHTGEKPFTCEICGKAFTRKFSLTVHMRTHTGEKPYPCQTCGKDFKSHCELKQHLRTHTGEKPYSCNTCQNTFRSSNHLKRHKRIHTVEKPFTCKTCGKVFSRLAHIALHMRIHTGEKRFSCEICGEAFTLNSNLTVHMRIHTGEKPYS; encoded by the coding sequence ATGAGAAGCCACACAGGTGGGAGGCCATTTTTGTGCAACACATGTCAAAAGACATTCAGCTCTTGTGAAGACTTAATAAATCATaagagaatccacacaggtgggaaaccgtattcttgcaaaacatgtgggaaagatttcaggTATAATTTTGAATGGAAGCGGCACAttagaatccacacaggtgaaagGCCATTTTCTTGCAACACATGTGGGAAAGATTTTGGGTCTCATggcaacttaaaaaaacatacgataatccacacaggtgagaaaccttttatCTGTAAAATTTGTGGGGTGGCTTTCAGGCAAAGTTATCGATTAACTAATCACAcaagaatccacacaggtgagaaaccttatacctgtgaaatttgtggggAGGCTTTCAGGCAGCGTTATCAATTAAGTTATCACTTGAgtatccacacaggtgagaaaccgtattcttgccaaATATGTGGGAAATCATTACGTAATACATGTAGTTTGAAAAggcacatgagaacccacacaggtgagaaaccttttacctgtgaaatttgtgggaaagctttcacgCGAAAATTTTCAttaacagttcacatgagaacccacacaggtgagaaaccgtatcCTTGCCAgacatgtgggaaagatttcaaGTCCCATTGTGAATTGAAGCAACAcctgagaacccacacaggtgagaaaccgtattcttgcaacaCATGTCAGAACACATTCAGATCTAGTAACCACTTAAAAAGACATAAGAGAATCCACACAGTtgagaaaccgtttacttgcaaaacatgtgggaaagttTTCAGCCGACTCGCACACATAGCACtccacatgagaatccacacaggtgagaaacgtTTTTCCTGTGAAATCTGTGGGGAGGCTTTCACTCTAAACAGTAAtttaacagttcacatgagaatccacacaggtgagaaaccgtattcttga